From a single Vibrio tubiashii genomic region:
- a CDS encoding ribose-phosphate pyrophosphokinase, translated as MPDMKLFAGNATPELAQRIADRLYISLGDATVSRFSDGEVAVQINENVRGSDVFIIQSTCAPTNDNLMELVVMIDAMRRASAGRITAVIPYFGYARQDRRVRSARVPITAKVVADFLSNVGVDRVLTIDLHAEQIQGFFDVPVDNIFGTPVLLEDMEARGLENPVVVSPDLGGVVRARATAKALGDIDIAIVDKRRPRANVSEVMNLIGDVEGRDCVIVDDMIDTGGTLCKAAEALKERGAKRVFAYATHAVFSGNAAQNIGNSVLDQVIVTDSITLPKEMEATGKVTCLSLSRMLAEAIRRISNEESISAMFN; from the coding sequence GTGCCTGATATGAAGCTATTTGCTGGTAACGCTACACCTGAACTAGCCCAACGTATTGCTGATCGTCTATACATCTCTCTTGGTGATGCTACTGTTTCTCGTTTTTCTGATGGCGAAGTCGCTGTTCAAATCAACGAAAACGTACGTGGTAGTGATGTTTTCATCATCCAATCTACTTGTGCACCAACTAACGACAACCTAATGGAACTTGTAGTGATGATTGACGCAATGCGCCGCGCTTCAGCGGGCCGTATTACAGCAGTTATCCCTTACTTTGGTTACGCTCGCCAAGACCGTCGTGTACGTTCTGCTCGTGTGCCAATCACTGCTAAAGTTGTTGCAGATTTCCTTTCTAACGTTGGCGTTGACCGCGTTCTAACCATCGACCTTCACGCTGAGCAAATCCAAGGCTTCTTCGATGTTCCAGTTGACAACATCTTCGGTACACCTGTACTGCTAGAAGACATGGAAGCTCGCGGTCTAGAGAACCCAGTAGTGGTATCTCCAGACCTAGGTGGTGTTGTTCGTGCTCGTGCAACTGCAAAAGCACTAGGTGACATCGATATTGCTATCGTTGATAAGCGCCGTCCACGTGCTAACGTTTCTGAAGTGATGAACCTAATCGGTGATGTAGAAGGTCGCGACTGTGTGATCGTTGATGACATGATCGATACAGGTGGTACGCTATGTAAAGCAGCTGAAGCGCTAAAAGAGCGCGGTGCTAAGCGTGTATTCGCTTACGCAACTCACGCTGTATTCTCAGGCAACGCAGCTCAAAACATCGGTAACTCAGTGCTAGACCAAGTTATCGTGACTGACTCAATCACGCTACCAAAAGAAATGGAAGCGACAGGTAAAGTGACTTGTCTAAGCCTTTCTCGCATGCTTGCTGAAGCAATTCGTCGCATCAGCAATGAAGAGTCAATCTCAGCGATGTTCAACTAA
- the ychF gene encoding redox-regulated ATPase YchF — MGFKCGIVGLPNVGKSTLFNALTKAGIEAANFPFCTIEPNTGVVPVPDLRLDALAKIVNPQKVLPTTMEFVDIAGLVAGASRGEGLGNKFLANIRETDAIGHVVRCFENENIVHVAGKVSPIEDIEVINLELAMADLDSCERAIQRNAKKAKGGDKDAKFELTVLEKLLPVLTEGGMARTVELSKEELAAVGYLNFLTLKPTMYIANVNEDGFENNPYLDAVREYAEKENNVVVAVCAAIESELSELDDEDREEFLADMGIEEPGLNRVIRSGYELLTLHTYFTAGVKEVRAWTIPVGATAPQAAGKIHTDFEKGFIRAEVVGYDDFIQFNGESGAKDAGKWRLEGKDYIVKDGDVVHFRFNV; from the coding sequence ATGGGTTTTAAATGTGGCATCGTTGGTCTACCAAACGTTGGTAAGTCAACTCTGTTTAATGCACTCACTAAAGCAGGTATCGAAGCGGCAAACTTCCCGTTTTGTACTATCGAGCCAAACACAGGCGTAGTACCTGTGCCAGATCTGCGCTTAGACGCACTAGCAAAGATTGTTAACCCACAAAAAGTACTACCAACCACAATGGAATTCGTTGATATCGCGGGCCTCGTTGCTGGTGCTTCACGTGGCGAAGGTTTAGGTAACAAATTCCTAGCAAACATCCGTGAAACTGACGCGATCGGTCACGTTGTACGCTGTTTTGAAAATGAAAACATCGTTCACGTTGCAGGTAAAGTATCACCAATCGAAGACATCGAGGTGATCAACCTAGAACTTGCAATGGCTGACTTAGATTCTTGTGAGCGCGCGATTCAGCGTAATGCTAAAAAAGCTAAAGGTGGCGACAAAGACGCGAAATTTGAACTGACTGTTCTTGAAAAGCTACTTCCAGTTCTAACTGAGGGTGGCATGGCGCGTACCGTTGAGCTATCTAAAGAAGAACTAGCAGCAGTGGGTTACCTAAACTTCCTAACGCTTAAGCCGACTATGTACATCGCTAACGTTAACGAAGATGGTTTCGAGAACAACCCGTACCTAGACGCTGTACGTGAATACGCAGAGAAAGAGAACAACGTCGTTGTTGCAGTGTGTGCAGCAATCGAATCAGAACTTTCTGAGCTTGACGATGAAGATCGTGAAGAGTTCCTTGCAGATATGGGCATCGAAGAACCGGGCCTTAACCGTGTGATCCGTTCAGGCTACGAGCTATTAACTCTGCACACTTACTTTACTGCTGGCGTTAAAGAAGTTCGCGCATGGACGATCCCTGTAGGTGCAACAGCGCCTCAAGCAGCGGGTAAGATCCACACTGACTTCGAGAAAGGCTTCATTCGAGCTGAAGTTGTTGGTTACGATGACTTTATCCAGTTTAATGGTGAAAGCGGTGCGAAAGATGCAGGTAAATGGCGTTTAGAAGGTAAAGATTACATCGTAAAAGATGGCGATGTTGTTCACTTCCGTTTCAACGTTTAA
- the ispE gene encoding 4-(cytidine 5'-diphospho)-2-C-methyl-D-erythritol kinase, which produces MISETTHWPSPAKLNLFLYITGRRDNGYHELQTLFQFLDHGDDLTITANNTGEITLSPQIPGVALENNLIWKAATALKHKSACPFGAHIELNKILPMGGGIGGGSSNAATTLVALNHLWQTDLSEDELAEIGLKLGADVPVFTRGFSAFAEGVGEELTPAQPDEKWYLVVRPNVSIATVDIFTHPDLTRNTPKRTLAALLEGDYGNDCEKIVRMLYQEVDKQLSWLLQYAPSRLTGTGSCVFAEFSSKNEAETTLGKLPDTVSAFVAKGKNISPLYETLAKYRLAHSQSI; this is translated from the coding sequence ATGATCTCGGAAACCACTCACTGGCCTTCTCCAGCAAAACTCAATCTGTTTCTTTACATCACCGGACGCCGTGACAATGGCTATCACGAACTGCAAACCTTATTTCAGTTCCTTGATCACGGCGACGATCTCACAATCACAGCGAACAATACGGGCGAAATTACACTATCCCCACAGATACCAGGTGTTGCCCTTGAAAATAATCTAATCTGGAAAGCCGCAACCGCTCTGAAGCATAAGTCAGCTTGTCCTTTCGGTGCTCATATTGAACTTAACAAGATCCTTCCAATGGGAGGCGGTATTGGTGGCGGGTCATCAAACGCTGCAACGACGCTTGTCGCCCTGAATCATCTTTGGCAAACAGACCTCTCTGAAGATGAACTGGCAGAGATCGGATTAAAGCTTGGGGCGGATGTCCCTGTCTTTACACGTGGATTTTCGGCGTTTGCGGAAGGTGTCGGTGAAGAGCTGACTCCTGCACAGCCTGATGAAAAATGGTACTTAGTCGTCAGACCGAATGTCTCGATTGCCACTGTCGATATTTTCACTCACCCTGATTTAACGCGAAATACGCCAAAACGTACGCTAGCAGCCCTTCTTGAGGGTGATTACGGAAACGATTGCGAAAAAATTGTTCGAATGCTGTACCAAGAGGTTGATAAGCAACTTTCTTGGCTGCTACAATACGCGCCGTCGCGGTTGACCGGGACGGGATCATGCGTTTTTGCCGAATTTTCGAGCAAAAATGAAGCTGAAACTACTCTCGGGAAACTGCCAGACACTGTCTCCGCATTTGTCGCTAAAGGCAAGAATATTTCGCCTTTATACGAGACACTGGCTAAGTATCGCTTAGCCCACTCACAATCTATTTAA
- a CDS encoding flagellin — MTITVNTNVSAMTAQRYLNKATGELNTSMERLSSGQRINSAKDDAAGLQISNRLTAQSRGLDVAMRNANDGISIAQTAEGAMNESTSILQRMRDLSLQSANGTNSASERQALHEEVSALQDELNRIAETTSFGGRKLLNGSFGEASFQIGASSGEAIIMGLTSIRADDFRMGGQSFISAPEQAKDKDWGVPPTAKDLKFEFTTKDGEAVTLDVIAKEGDDIEELATYINGQTDKLKASVDQDGRLQIFAAEPNLQGNLNISGGLAGELGLSGGPGVQTSVQNIDVRSVGGAQNAVGIIDAALKYVDSQRADLGAKQNRLSHSINNLANIQENVEASNSRIRDTDFAKETTAMTKAQILQQAGTSILAQAKQLPNSAMSLLQ, encoded by the coding sequence ATGACCATTACAGTAAATACTAACGTGTCGGCGATGACCGCTCAGCGTTACCTGAATAAGGCGACTGGAGAGTTAAATACCTCCATGGAACGTCTATCTTCAGGTCAAAGAATTAACAGCGCGAAAGATGATGCGGCAGGCCTACAAATTTCGAATCGATTGACGGCTCAGTCTCGTGGTTTAGATGTGGCTATGCGCAACGCAAATGACGGCATCTCGATCGCTCAAACAGCGGAAGGTGCAATGAATGAGTCGACGTCGATTCTTCAACGTATGCGCGACTTGTCACTACAGTCGGCTAACGGCACTAACTCAGCTTCTGAGCGCCAAGCACTGCATGAAGAGGTATCGGCGCTACAAGATGAGCTTAACCGAATCGCGGAAACAACATCATTTGGTGGTCGAAAGCTACTAAACGGTTCATTTGGTGAAGCATCATTCCAAATTGGCGCGAGTTCTGGTGAGGCTATTATTATGGGCTTGACCAGTATCCGTGCGGATGATTTCCGTATGGGTGGTCAATCCTTTATATCTGCACCTGAACAGGCGAAAGATAAAGACTGGGGCGTACCTCCAACGGCCAAAGATCTGAAGTTTGAGTTTACAACCAAAGATGGTGAAGCTGTGACATTAGATGTTATTGCCAAAGAGGGTGATGACATCGAAGAATTAGCAACCTACATCAATGGTCAAACAGACAAACTAAAAGCATCTGTAGACCAAGATGGTAGACTGCAAATCTTTGCCGCGGAACCAAACCTTCAGGGTAACTTGAATATTTCAGGTGGCCTTGCTGGCGAGCTTGGTTTAAGTGGTGGTCCAGGTGTTCAAACCTCAGTACAAAACATTGATGTTCGCTCTGTAGGTGGCGCGCAAAATGCGGTAGGCATTATTGATGCGGCTCTTAAGTATGTGGATTCACAACGTGCGGACTTAGGTGCGAAACAAAACCGTCTGAGCCACAGTATCAACAACTTAGCTAACATCCAGGAAAACGTTGAAGCATCGAACAGTCGAATCCGCGATACAGACTTCGCGAAAGAGACGACGGCGATGACGAAAGCACAAATTCTGCAACAAGCGGGTACATCAATACTTGCTCAAGCAAAACAGTTGCCTAACTCTGCAATGTCACTATTGCAGTAA
- a CDS encoding SirB2 family protein — MYEGLKHFHLLTIAISATLLSVRFAMMMANSQLLEKKFFKVFPHINDTCLLLSGIGLIFITGFIPFTPAAPWLTEKITCVLAYIALGFFALKLGKNKLLRTFSFFGALGWLAMAGKVAVTKTPMFFG, encoded by the coding sequence ATGTACGAAGGTTTAAAACATTTTCACCTGCTCACTATCGCCATCAGCGCTACATTATTATCGGTACGATTTGCCATGATGATGGCGAATTCACAACTGTTAGAAAAGAAGTTCTTCAAAGTATTCCCGCACATTAATGATACGTGCTTACTGTTGTCAGGTATTGGCCTGATCTTCATTACTGGTTTTATTCCATTTACCCCAGCCGCACCTTGGCTGACGGAAAAGATCACTTGTGTTTTGGCCTACATCGCACTTGGTTTCTTCGCCTTAAAACTTGGTAAGAATAAGCTGCTAAGAACCTTCTCATTCTTTGGTGCATTAGGATGGCTAGCGATGGCGGGTAAAGTTGCTGTCACTAAGACGCCGATGTTCTTTGGATAA
- the prfA gene encoding peptide chain release factor 1, with translation MKASILTKLETLVERYEEVQHLLGDPDVIGDQDKFRALSKEYSQLEEVTKCFQAYQQAQEDLVAAEEMAKEDDEEMREMAQEEIKEAKETIERLNDELQILLLPKDPNDDRNCFLEIRAGAGGDEAGIFAGDLFRMYSKFAEKKGWRVEVMSSNEAEHGGYKEMIAKVSGDGAYGVLKFESGGHRVQRVPATESQGRVHTSACTVAVMAEIPEAEIPEIKAADLKIDTFRASGAGGQHVNTTDSAIRITHLPTGTVVECQDERSQHKNKAKAMAVLAARIIQAEEAKRAAEESDTRRNLLGSGDRSDRIRTYNYPQGRVSDHRINLTIYRLNEVMEGEVASLIDPVIQEHQADQLAALAENN, from the coding sequence ATGAAAGCCTCTATTTTAACTAAGCTAGAAACCCTGGTTGAGCGTTACGAAGAAGTTCAACATCTACTTGGCGATCCTGATGTGATCGGTGACCAAGATAAATTCCGCGCGTTATCAAAAGAGTACTCTCAGCTAGAGGAAGTCACTAAGTGTTTCCAAGCTTATCAGCAAGCCCAAGAAGATCTGGTCGCTGCTGAAGAGATGGCAAAAGAAGATGACGAAGAAATGCGCGAAATGGCTCAGGAAGAGATCAAAGAAGCGAAAGAGACGATTGAGCGTCTAAATGACGAACTGCAAATCTTACTGCTACCTAAAGATCCTAATGATGACCGCAACTGTTTCCTAGAAATCCGCGCGGGTGCGGGTGGTGACGAAGCGGGTATCTTCGCCGGCGACCTGTTCCGCATGTACAGCAAGTTTGCTGAAAAGAAAGGTTGGCGCGTAGAAGTGATGTCTTCAAATGAAGCAGAGCATGGCGGTTATAAAGAGATGATCGCAAAAGTCTCTGGTGATGGCGCATATGGGGTATTGAAGTTTGAGTCAGGCGGTCACCGTGTGCAACGTGTTCCAGCAACAGAATCGCAAGGCCGTGTTCATACTTCTGCATGTACTGTAGCGGTTATGGCAGAGATTCCAGAAGCGGAAATCCCAGAAATCAAAGCGGCAGACCTTAAGATCGATACTTTCCGTGCATCAGGTGCGGGCGGTCAGCACGTTAACACCACGGACTCAGCAATTCGTATTACTCACTTACCAACAGGTACGGTAGTTGAGTGTCAGGACGAACGTTCACAGCATAAGAACAAAGCAAAGGCGATGGCTGTTCTTGCGGCTCGAATTATTCAAGCAGAAGAAGCGAAGCGCGCGGCTGAAGAGTCAGATACACGTCGTAACCTTCTAGGTTCTGGTGACCGTAGTGACCGTATTCGTACCTATAACTACCCTCAAGGCCGTGTTTCAGACCACCGTATTAACTTAACCATCTATCGTCTAAACGAAGTGATGGAAGGTGAGGTAGCAAGCTTGATTGATCCGGTTATTCAGGAACACCAAGCAGATCAGTTAGCTGCGCTAGCAGAGAACAACTAA
- the lolB gene encoding lipoprotein insertase outer membrane protein LolB → MVKHFRSIFLLLVGTLFLHGCATIDSTTNVEWQTHQQRLATIQDYRANGKLGYIAPEQRQSLNFQWAHSPTLTHLRMTTFLGQTALNLKSTPDGASVETYDDQTFYASSPEALIKQLTGLNIPVEQLNDWMLGRPTQADDYQLNQTNTLASLTKQVGTQVWQLNYASYQDVLIDGIALPLPKKMKLIQGDISINIIISKWNANQ, encoded by the coding sequence ATGGTGAAACATTTTCGATCTATTTTTCTCTTGCTCGTCGGCACACTGTTTTTACATGGTTGTGCAACCATTGACAGTACCACTAATGTCGAGTGGCAAACTCATCAACAACGCTTAGCCACCATTCAAGATTATCGAGCCAATGGCAAACTCGGCTACATTGCCCCAGAGCAAAGACAGTCACTTAACTTCCAATGGGCTCACTCACCGACATTAACCCATTTACGAATGACCACCTTTCTTGGTCAAACCGCGCTTAACCTAAAATCCACTCCGGATGGTGCTAGCGTCGAAACTTATGATGATCAAACCTTTTACGCTTCAAGCCCAGAAGCACTGATTAAGCAGCTAACGGGTCTAAACATTCCAGTAGAGCAACTCAATGATTGGATGTTAGGTCGACCAACTCAAGCCGATGACTACCAATTGAACCAAACCAACACACTTGCCTCTTTAACCAAGCAAGTGGGTACCCAAGTATGGCAGCTCAATTACGCCAGTTATCAAGATGTGCTCATTGACGGTATTGCTCTCCCATTACCGAAAAAGATGAAGCTCATACAAGGCGATATCTCTATAAACATCATTATTTCGAAGTGGAATGCAAACCAATGA
- the hemA gene encoding glutamyl-tRNA reductase, protein MSLLAIGINHNTASVELREKVAFGPEKLPEALDQLGQNQNVNGSVIVSTCNRTEIYCDVKSGGKSKIIDWLSQFHQVSPEDLKPSLYIHEEQAAIRHLMRVSCGLDSLVLGEPQILGQVKQAYSDSRESKAVDAAMEKLFQKAFSVAKRVRTETDIGGNAVSVAYAACTLAKHIFESLEKSTVLLVGAGETIELVAKHLAGNGCSKMIVANRTKERALPLAEQFGAEIIGLPEIPEHLPRADIVISSTASPLPIIGKGMVETALKARRFQPMLLVDIAVPRDIESQVGELNDAYLYSVDDLQTIVDSNMEQRKIEAIQAEAIVSEESAAFMSWMRSLQAVDSIREYRQSANDIREELLNKSLQSLAAGADAEKVLLELSNKLTNKLIHAPTRALQSAAEKGEPARLATIRQSLGLDHS, encoded by the coding sequence ATGTCTTTGCTTGCTATAGGTATCAACCATAATACGGCCTCAGTCGAACTTCGTGAAAAAGTCGCGTTTGGTCCGGAAAAGTTACCTGAAGCGTTAGACCAGCTCGGCCAAAACCAAAACGTAAATGGAAGTGTGATTGTTTCTACATGTAATCGCACCGAAATCTATTGCGATGTGAAAAGTGGTGGCAAGAGCAAAATCATTGATTGGTTAAGTCAGTTTCATCAAGTTAGTCCTGAAGATCTTAAACCCAGCCTTTATATCCATGAAGAGCAAGCTGCGATTCGTCATCTAATGCGAGTCTCGTGTGGCTTGGATTCTTTGGTACTGGGTGAGCCTCAAATCTTAGGACAGGTGAAACAAGCCTATTCTGACTCAAGAGAGAGTAAAGCAGTGGATGCGGCAATGGAGAAGCTGTTTCAAAAAGCTTTCTCGGTTGCTAAGCGAGTTCGTACTGAGACAGACATTGGTGGTAACGCTGTTTCTGTTGCTTATGCAGCATGTACTCTCGCAAAGCATATTTTTGAATCGCTAGAGAAGTCGACAGTGTTACTGGTTGGCGCAGGTGAAACCATTGAACTGGTAGCTAAGCACTTAGCGGGCAACGGTTGTAGCAAGATGATCGTTGCAAACCGTACTAAGGAGCGCGCGCTTCCTTTGGCCGAGCAGTTTGGCGCTGAAATTATTGGTTTACCTGAGATTCCTGAGCATCTCCCTCGTGCAGATATCGTGATCAGTTCAACTGCCAGCCCGCTGCCTATTATTGGTAAAGGGATGGTCGAAACGGCATTAAAAGCGCGTCGTTTCCAACCTATGCTGTTGGTCGACATTGCTGTCCCTCGTGATATTGAATCGCAAGTGGGTGAGCTAAATGACGCTTACCTTTACTCTGTTGATGACCTGCAAACTATTGTTGATAGCAACATGGAGCAGAGAAAAATCGAAGCGATTCAAGCGGAAGCGATCGTCAGTGAAGAAAGTGCGGCATTTATGTCGTGGATGCGTTCTCTACAAGCTGTAGACAGTATTCGAGAGTACCGTCAGTCAGCGAACGACATTCGAGAAGAGCTTCTCAATAAAAGTTTACAGTCTCTCGCAGCGGGTGCGGATGCAGAAAAGGTTCTGCTAGAGCTGAGTAATAAATTAACTAACAAGTTGATTCATGCGCCAACCCGCGCACTACAAAGTGCTGCCGAGAAAGGCGAGCCTGCAAGGCTGGCTACAATTAGACAAAGTTTAGGTCTTGATCATTCTTAG
- a CDS encoding flagellin — MAVNVNTNVSAMTAQRYLNSATTAQQTSMERLSSGFKINSAKDDAAGLQISNRLNVQSRGLDVAVRNANDGISMAQTAEGAMNETTNILQRMRDLSLQSANGSNSKSERVAIQEEVTALNDELNRIAETTSFGGNKLLNGTFATKSFQIGADNGEAVMLTMNNMRSDNAMMGGNSYVAANGQDKDWSVQAGANDLTIALTDKFGQAQNVTINAKEGDDIEELATYINGQTDLVTASVDEDGKLQLFTDNNRVEGVATFGGALAGELSIGAAQAVTVDTMDVTTVGGSQQAVAIVDSALKFVDSHRAELGAFQNRFNHAINNLDNINENVNASKSRIKDTDFAKETTALTKSQILSQASSSVLAQAKQAPNSALGLLG, encoded by the coding sequence ATGGCGGTTAATGTAAATACAAACGTTTCGGCAATGACAGCACAGCGTTATTTAAACAGTGCGACTACTGCCCAACAAACGTCGATGGAAAGACTTTCATCTGGCTTTAAGATTAACAGCGCAAAAGACGATGCGGCAGGTCTTCAGATCTCTAACCGTTTGAATGTGCAAAGCCGTGGCTTAGATGTCGCAGTACGTAACGCGAATGACGGTATTTCAATGGCACAAACTGCTGAAGGTGCTATGAATGAAACGACTAACATTCTGCAACGTATGCGTGACTTGTCACTTCAATCTGCTAACGGTTCAAACTCTAAGTCTGAGCGTGTTGCTATCCAAGAGGAAGTAACAGCGCTAAATGATGAGCTAAACCGTATTGCTGAAACCACTTCATTTGGTGGTAACAAGCTACTAAACGGCACATTTGCTACCAAATCCTTCCAGATTGGTGCGGATAATGGTGAGGCAGTAATGCTAACCATGAACAACATGCGCAGTGATAATGCAATGATGGGTGGTAATAGTTACGTTGCCGCAAACGGTCAAGATAAAGACTGGAGCGTACAAGCGGGCGCGAATGATCTGACCATTGCACTGACTGACAAGTTTGGCCAGGCTCAAAACGTTACCATTAATGCCAAAGAAGGTGATGACATCGAAGAGCTAGCCACTTACATCAACGGTCAAACAGACCTAGTAACAGCGTCTGTTGACGAAGATGGTAAGCTACAGTTATTCACGGATAACAACCGAGTTGAAGGTGTTGCGACTTTTGGTGGCGCACTTGCTGGTGAGTTAAGTATTGGTGCCGCGCAAGCAGTTACAGTCGATACGATGGATGTTACAACTGTTGGTGGTTCGCAACAAGCCGTAGCGATTGTCGACTCAGCACTTAAGTTTGTTGATAGCCATCGTGCTGAGCTTGGTGCATTCCAAAACCGTTTCAACCATGCGATTAACAACTTAGACAATATCAACGAAAACGTGAATGCGTCTAAGAGCCGTATCAAGGATACAGACTTTGCGAAAGAGACAACGGCACTTACTAAGTCTCAGATCCTATCGCAAGCATCAAGTTCTGTTCTTGCACAAGCAAAGCAAGCGCCCAACTCAGCGTTGGGGCTTTTAGGCTAA
- the prmC gene encoding peptide chain release factor N(5)-glutamine methyltransferase, whose amino-acid sequence MSADNSVESTLKKAVQQLQESGSDSPSLDAAVLLCHALDKPRSFLLTWPDKILEAEQLSDFQNLLQRRLSGEPIAYITGEREFWSLPLKVSPTTLIPRPDTERLVEVALDKSSSNQGDILDLGTGTGAIALALASELPSRKVWGIDLKTDAQQLAQSNATALNLTNTQFLAGSWFEPIPSGTEFALIVSNPPYIEKEDPHLTQGDVRFEPLSALVAEEKGLADIRHIATQARSYLINEGWLMFEHGFEQGEAVRNLLLSLGYDQVETYKDYGDNDRVTIGQYHH is encoded by the coding sequence ATGTCGGCTGACAACAGTGTTGAAAGCACACTAAAAAAGGCCGTACAGCAACTTCAGGAGAGTGGCAGTGATTCGCCCTCTCTTGATGCCGCGGTGCTACTTTGCCACGCCTTAGATAAACCCCGTTCGTTTCTGTTGACTTGGCCTGACAAAATTCTTGAGGCTGAGCAGCTCAGTGATTTCCAAAATCTATTGCAGCGCAGATTAAGTGGCGAACCGATTGCCTACATCACGGGTGAACGAGAGTTTTGGTCATTGCCGCTAAAAGTCTCGCCGACGACACTAATCCCAAGACCAGATACAGAGCGCTTAGTCGAAGTTGCTTTGGATAAATCGTCATCAAATCAGGGAGATATTCTCGATTTAGGGACAGGGACTGGTGCGATTGCTTTGGCGTTAGCCTCAGAGCTGCCAAGCAGGAAAGTTTGGGGTATAGACCTCAAAACGGATGCCCAGCAACTCGCTCAATCTAATGCGACAGCCCTTAATTTAACCAATACCCAATTCTTAGCGGGCAGTTGGTTTGAGCCTATTCCGAGTGGCACAGAGTTTGCTCTGATTGTATCTAACCCTCCTTATATTGAGAAAGAAGATCCACATCTGACTCAAGGAGATGTGCGCTTTGAACCGTTAAGTGCTTTGGTGGCTGAAGAGAAAGGTCTCGCAGACATCAGACACATCGCAACACAAGCGAGATCCTATCTCATCAATGAGGGGTGGCTGATGTTCGAGCATGGCTTTGAACAGGGTGAGGCGGTAAGGAACTTATTATTATCACTTGGCTACGACCAAGTGGAAACCTACAAGGACTATGGTGACAACGACCGAGTAACTATCGGCCAATACCACCACTGA
- the pth gene encoding aminoacyl-tRNA hydrolase produces MSQQIKLLVGLANPGPEYARTRHNAGAWVVEELARIHNVTLKNEAKYFGMTGRIMVNGQDLRLLIPTTFMNLSGKSIAALAKFYQIKPEEIMVAHDELDLPPGVAKFKKGGGHGGHNGLRDTISKLGNCKDFYRLRIGIGHPGHKDKVAGFVLGKAPAKEQELLDAAADESVRCLDILIKDGLSKAQNRLHTFKAE; encoded by the coding sequence TTGAGTCAACAAATTAAACTTCTTGTCGGCCTTGCTAATCCTGGGCCTGAATATGCCAGAACTCGACACAATGCGGGAGCATGGGTAGTAGAAGAACTCGCACGTATTCACAACGTCACTCTAAAGAACGAAGCCAAGTACTTTGGAATGACAGGGCGAATTATGGTTAACGGTCAGGATCTCCGTTTGCTTATCCCAACCACTTTTATGAACCTCTCAGGTAAATCAATTGCTGCTTTAGCGAAGTTTTATCAAATTAAACCTGAAGAGATCATGGTTGCGCACGATGAGCTAGATTTACCACCAGGTGTCGCAAAGTTTAAGAAAGGCGGTGGCCACGGTGGACATAACGGCTTACGCGACACCATTAGTAAGCTTGGTAATTGCAAAGATTTCTATCGCCTTAGGATCGGCATTGGCCATCCTGGGCACAAAGACAAAGTCGCTGGATTTGTTTTAGGCAAAGCTCCAGCGAAAGAACAAGAGCTTCTTGATGCAGCGGCAGATGAATCTGTTCGTTGTTTAGACATCTTGATTAAGGATGGTCTATCAAAAGCGCAAAATCGTTTACACACGTTCAAAGCTGAATAA